The following proteins are co-located in the Festucalex cinctus isolate MCC-2025b chromosome 15, RoL_Fcin_1.0, whole genome shotgun sequence genome:
- the denr gene encoding density-regulated protein isoform X1, whose product MATTEMESTDHETVDPDSKYPLKVLYCGVCSLPSEYCEYMPEPAKCRQWLEKNFPDVFARMTLGPAAKAPKKDPEAGDVPPAGEEEEKKKQKRGGRGQIKQKKKTVPQKVTIAKIPRAKKKYVTRVCGLATFDIELKEAQRFFAQKFSCGASVTAEDEIIIQGDFTDDIIDVIQEKWPEVDDDSIDDLGEVKK is encoded by the exons GAGTCTACAGATCATGAAACGGTCGATCCTGATTCAAAGTACCCATTGAAGGTTCTTTACTGTGgag TGTGCTCCCTGCCTTCAGAA TACTGCGAGTACATGCCCGAGCCAGCCAAATGTCGGCAGTGGCTGGAGAAGAACTTCCCAGATGTTTTTGCCCGGATGACTCTTGG CCCCGCAGCCAAAGCCCCCAAAAAGGACCCCGAGGCTGGAGATGTTCCCCCTGctggcgaggaggaggagaagaaaaagCAGAAGAGAG GCGGGCGAGGTCAGAtcaaacagaagaagaagacggtGCCTCAGAAGGTGACGATAGCAAAAATCCCGCGGGCCAAGAAAAAATATGTGACGCGGGTGTGCGGCCTGGCAACCTTTG ACATTGAGCTGAAAGAGGCTCAGCGGTTCTTTGCTCAGAAGTTCTCCTGTGGCGCCTCCGTCACGGCCGAGGACGAGATCATCATTCAGGGAGATTTCACCGACGACATCATCGACGTCATTCAAGAGAAGTGGCCTGAG GTGGATGACGACAGCATCGACGATCTGGGCGAGGTGAAGAAGTGA
- the denr gene encoding density-regulated protein isoform X2: MATTEMESTDHETVDPDSKYPLKVLYCGVCSLPSEYCEYMPEPAKCRQWLEKNFPDVFARMTLAKAPKKDPEAGDVPPAGEEEEKKKQKRGGRGQIKQKKKTVPQKVTIAKIPRAKKKYVTRVCGLATFDIELKEAQRFFAQKFSCGASVTAEDEIIIQGDFTDDIIDVIQEKWPEVDDDSIDDLGEVKK; encoded by the exons GAGTCTACAGATCATGAAACGGTCGATCCTGATTCAAAGTACCCATTGAAGGTTCTTTACTGTGgag TGTGCTCCCTGCCTTCAGAA TACTGCGAGTACATGCCCGAGCCAGCCAAATGTCGGCAGTGGCTGGAGAAGAACTTCCCAGATGTTTTTGCCCGGATGACTCTTG CCAAAGCCCCCAAAAAGGACCCCGAGGCTGGAGATGTTCCCCCTGctggcgaggaggaggagaagaaaaagCAGAAGAGAG GCGGGCGAGGTCAGAtcaaacagaagaagaagacggtGCCTCAGAAGGTGACGATAGCAAAAATCCCGCGGGCCAAGAAAAAATATGTGACGCGGGTGTGCGGCCTGGCAACCTTTG ACATTGAGCTGAAAGAGGCTCAGCGGTTCTTTGCTCAGAAGTTCTCCTGTGGCGCCTCCGTCACGGCCGAGGACGAGATCATCATTCAGGGAGATTTCACCGACGACATCATCGACGTCATTCAAGAGAAGTGGCCTGAG GTGGATGACGACAGCATCGACGATCTGGGCGAGGTGAAGAAGTGA